In Bos indicus isolate NIAB-ARS_2022 breed Sahiwal x Tharparkar chromosome 25, NIAB-ARS_B.indTharparkar_mat_pri_1.0, whole genome shotgun sequence, the DNA window AAGAAGGGGCACGCCTGCCCCGGGCAGGAGGGAGCCAGTTCATTCACCCCCAGGCACCCGGCTAGTGGGGTGCGGTCCCACCGCCCCAATGGAAGGCCATAATTGGCCTCCTAACACGGCTGGAAGAGCCCCCCTTGGGAACCCAGATTTTTCAGCCTCCAAAGATGGGCTCTCGCTGCGCTTATTTCTCTACGGAGGCAGATGCGGTCCCTGCCCTCTGGAGCATCTCATCTGGGGTGAAGCTGCCAGACAGAGTGTAGGCGGTTCAGGCAAGGGCGAGAGGGGAAGCCCCAATCTCCACTCCCAAAGGGCCTGGAAGAATCCAAAATCGGAACAAGGGGGCCACAGGTGTGGCAGCTATGTGAGCGTGGAGACAGTAAGGGGGGAGGGGCTGTGACCACAGTAGGACCCCTGTCCCCCTCCAGTGGGGCACCCCCGTGCTCCCCCCAGGAGCATCTGCGGCCAGTGCTTTGGGTTTTCGGAGAACTGGAGCATCCCGATTTCAGCGTCAGCCCCTCTCCAGATGCGAGAGAACAGAGTAGCAAAGGGGCGGGATATGGAGACACAGGGACCCCTCCTGACCCGCGGGGAAGCGGCTCGGCACCACCAGGGAGGGCGGCTGCCCTGAGCGGCTGaggagggggttggggagggcgGAGGGTGGGGGTGGCGAGGGGGCCTGGCCACGCGGCGGTACGCACAGCGCAAGGGCGCAGAGAGAGCCAAGCTTAGCTCTCCAGTCGGCCAGGGTGGCCCCTACGGCCCCATCTGGTCCTTTGGGGTCCACGCCCACCTGACTGCCGGCCACAACTCCCCGCGCCCCCAGGCCCATCCCCGCCACATCCAGGACATGGGTCTAGGGGGACGAAGGAGAGGCCTCTCTAGGGTGTGCGCAGCGGCCCGGGATGGGGCTTCGTGAACCGAGCGTCACCTAACTGAGTGCGACTTGAACCCCGTTTGTCCCGGTGCCGTGCCTGCCCTTCAGCGGGCTGCCGAGCCCGGCTGGGAGCCTCCCCTGCACTCGCGCGGCGACGGTCGCCAACCCGGGCGCGCGGACGCGCACATCCGGAGATGCTGCGGAGCGCGCTGCGCCCGGCCCCGGCGCCCCCGGCTCGCGCCCCCTGCGCGGGGTGAGTGGCCGGGCCGGGAAGGGTTAAGCCCACCGAGCTCGCGGCGGCCtagagcggcggcggcggcgggggccggGGCGCGGGGGACAGGATGCGGATGCCGGGGGGACTTCCTGTGccggcccccgccgcccccgcccccgcccccggcccggcaGCTGCCCGCTCGGACGCACGGCCGGCCGGTCGCACGCTCGGGCGGGCGGGCGAGCGCACGGGGACCCCGGCCCGGCCGCGgcgcccgccccccgcccgcctTCCgcgcggcccggcccggcccaggCCGCCCGCCCGCCGGCTCCTGGCACCTGTGGCGGCGGGCAGATCCCTGGCCGGCCCCGCGCTGCCCTGGGCTGAAACGACACCGGTCCACCGCCCACCAGGTCCGCCCCCGGTCCGCCCTCGGCGCCCGCAATGGTCCCGCCCTGAGCCCCGCGCTGGTTCGGGGCTCTGTCTACacccctccaccccgccccctgccttccccccgcccccgccccacgcCCCAGGGGGCCCACACCAACTTCTGCTCTTGAACTCTGCTCTGCCCCCCTTCTTTTGGCCCAGGGCGACCTCGGCAACCCTGACAGCAACAGACCGTCCCAAGTGACCAGAAAGCCCACCCGGGTGGCCCAGCGCCTCCCCGGCTCTTTCTGGATGGGGGCACCTGGCGAAGGAGCTGGCTAAACGCTCTGGCCTTCACCTTCCATTCCCTGCTGACCACACCTCCCCTAGTGCCCAGGCTGCCCGCAGAGCAGGCGATGCTTGTGCCAGGTGAGGCCCAGGAGGGTAGGTCAGCAGGGCGAACCCAGGGAGGCTTTTCTTAAGAGGGTTGGGCTGGATTCTTGGAAGCTAGAGGGACCTGGAGTCATCCTCTTAGGAGGCGAGGATACCGCCACAGGGACCCTGGGGGGACACTGGAGAGGGGCGGGGAGCCCTGCAGACCTCAGGAGCGCTGGGGCACAGGGCCAGGCCCGCAGCCCTCCAGTTGCAGGGCTTGTAGTGCTCTGGGAACCTAGCGTCCTGGGAACTGAGGTAGCACCTGGATGGACTCACATGGCCCAGAACTGGCGGTCTGCTGGTGACCTGGGAAGACTGGGCCAATCCCCAGAGCAGCTTGGGAGGCAAGAGACCAGGGAATTGAACAGACTTGTTCATGTTTTGAGGGGGCCAGGGGAATGTGAGATGGAGATGGACAAACAAGTCTTTTTTCCTATAAAGTTCCCCAAACATCCCTTCTGGGAGTGTACCTAGCCATTGTCTCTCATCATCGGTGATGAGCAGCTGCAAGAGCTGCCCCAGGCAGGAGGCTGGACGTGGGCCCTGCACAAAGTCAGGAGAGTCAGGACTCCCTGTGCAGGGAGCTGGCCCTAGGAGCAGGGCCTCCAGGCTGCCCTCGCTCATCCTTTTCCCGGCCGTGGACCACACTGTCCTCCTTTCCGGCAGGGGTGAGCTGCAGACTTGAGGCAGCAAGGCATCAGGGCCCCTGGCCCGGGGCTCCCCGCCAGTCTGAacagcttccttccttcccctcagcACAGCCGGCTCCCCAGGATCTTGGTCTGACCGCCAGGATGAAGGTGAGGCGGGCAACCAAGACCATCGTGCGGAAGCCTCGCCGTCTTAAAGATGGGGGCCTGGGGCCCGACACCCCCTCAGGTAAGGGGCTAAGGGTGGGGGACACCTCTGACCTCCTGAACCAGGAGATGGTCCTCAGGTCCCTGGCGAGGATCCTTTGACCAAGCCCCAGGCCTGCTGAGAGGGAGCCCTGAAGGTTGGCAAGCAGCCGTCTGTCTGGGGTGTGGCGGGGAGGCTGCACGCCCTCACATCGGCAGGGTCACCTCGGGGTTTTCTGAAGCCACCATCAGGCTGTAGTGTTGCTGGTGAGGGCTGTCTGGCAGTGCGCACGTTCtcagcccccatccccacctggACGCGTGCTGCTGGTTCCCAGGGCTCACAACCTCCGTTTCCTTCCACTCTCCTCCCTGTGACTTAAGGTCCCAGATTGAATTCAGGGGCTGAGGGGCACCTTTGTCGCTGGTtgtttggcttttcttttctctgtggccTCTGGTCTTGTCCGCTTTTCCTTGACTTCTGCCTGCTTCCAtccatctttctctcctttttcccgGAGGCAAATGTGGCCTCGAAGAACGTTCCAAGACTTGCCCCGCTCCCCACTCTCGGCAAATCTCCCAAGGCGGCCATGCTCACGGGAGCCACCTCCCTACTCTGTGCTTTGAGAGCACTGAGTGAGGGGCTGGGCAGGGTTGAACAGAACATGAAAAGGACCAAAGGGACGAGGCATCGGATGGGGATGTGTGGACCCAACTAGGACCCTTGGCcttccaccacacacacacctcccctccaccccccaccgccAGCTTCCCCATGTGGCTTGTGAGATCggagttccccgaccagggatcgaacccacaccctctgcagtaagagctcagagtcctaatcactggaccaccagggaattcccaggactCTTGGCTTAAATACTCAACTGACAAAAATCTCGCGAGAGTAGGCACATCCGATGACACTTCAGTATACATTTACCAAAATATCGTTGGTAAGAGTGTGCAAATGCCGTGAGAAGCAGGGAGTGGTCGTTTGGCCAAGCACTGTCCTAGAAATGAGAGGACCTACCCAGAGGGGTGATGAGTCCCGGCTGCCCCCAGAGGTGGTAGGAGGAGGGAGTGCCCATGTGACCTTGGATTTGCCAAGACAACAGGTTGTCTGTGATGGTCTGTCTTCCCTCACTTCCCGCATACTCCCACCTGGTGTGAGTGTGTAAGAAAAATGCACTCACTGATCCATTAGCCTAAGCGAAGGGTCTTGGGAATAGGTTTTCTAAGAGGGAATTATTTACATGTAGATATCCCTTGATTTTATGAAATCAGTATATTCCTGGAAAGTCAGCCAGAAAGCAAAATTGGGTCAACCAAACCTCTACTTCCCATTCCAAAGTTGAAAATACGATGCTATGGGAAAAACAGATGTTGAATCAGACTTGGGAATGGAGAAGGCCTCTTTGGATTTTCTGATAGCACAGCAGTATGCTCAGAGTGAGACACTGCGTGTGGGTTTTGTGACATGTAGCAATGAGGTGAGTCCTGTATCGCCGAGCTTTCTCTACATCGTGCACCATGCTGGGGCTGTGTGTTTATTCCCTCTAATTTTTCGCAATTTCCCGGAAAAGGGTTTAGCTCCTTTaagcagatggggaaactcaGGTTCCCAGGGGTTAAGTAACTGGCCAGTCGCCATGTAGACTTGGGGCTGTGAATTGTTCCTTTCCATCCGAGAATTAACAGCCTAAAACTACTTCCAgcctcagacttccctggcagtctagtggttgagactctgcatttctaatgcaggggactcgggttccactcctggttggggaactaagatcctacatgctgagtggtacagccaaaaaacaaacaaacaagcagacCACTTTCAGTCTAAAGGCTATTTCAAATGGAGCTAGTTGTATCCTTGGTATTAATATTTCCAAACTTCTTGCTAATTTTCAAGACAATTCCTAACCCACAGGGAGAGGGATTTTTCAAGTACCTACTAAGGGTGATGCCGGGGCCCTTCCTGCTTGACTCATTAAGCTGGCAGTGTGGGGATGACAAAGGTATATTCCAGACCAGGAGGGCCCTGAACCTGCAGGAGGTTAGCCAGCTGCTACTTGGTAGAATTACCGGGCACCTCCCACCTGGAAACCTCGTGTTCTCTCTGACTTCGGTGATTTTTAGAAACTGCTTTGGAAACACTTCCAGGCAGCCTGACAGAAATTCTGTATTATGTACAGAGAGGGTGAGTTTCATTTGTTTCGAGTGTGACCTTTGACTGAGGTCAGAGTTCAGCATGGGCTTGTGGCTTAGCCATGGGAATGGCAGATTCACAGATTCCTCTCAGATGGCGGTTAGGCCCAAAGGACTTTTCGGGGAGTGGTGTTGGGGAGCCCCAGGCACCCAGAGTGGTGTCACTGCCAAGGTCTAAGCATCGAGCCTGTGTGGAAGAAGGCCCCGAGGAGAGGTTGGGGACCTGGGGTCCAGAGTGATGTGACCAGCTAGCTGTCCCTTGGATACATTTCTAAGCCAACTCCACACCGCTGGGCATTTCCCTTTCTATCCTGCTGCCATTGTCACGTGGTCCCGTGTTCTGGGGGTCCCTGCTGAGGGCTCAGGAGCGTATCATAGAGTGACTGTACATGGGGGAGGGTAAGGAAGGACATCATGGGAGTCTGAACCAGAGAGCTGACTCCAGATCTTTCTCTCCTGGCTTCCTGCCATTCCCACTCCAGGTGGCAGCGGTGGGAGTGAGAGTCAGGAGAGGAGCAGCAGCCCACCTCGGCCAGCAGTCTCAGCTCCCAAGTGGGCCAGTGAAGTCGCTGAGGAGACTGCGTCAGGACGGCAGAAGCTGCAAGCCCGACAGTTAAAACAGTGGCCAGAGCAGCAGCCACAACCGCAACCACACAACCAAGGGTCAGGACCTCAGCCAGagtcgcagcagcagcagcaagatgggcAAGAGCCGCTGCCCCAACCGCAGCCAGAATTGCAGGAAGAACCCCAGTCTGAACAACAGGGGCCGCTGAAACCACGGCTTCGGCTTATGCCGCGGCAGAAACAGTCACGGGAGCAGCACAGGCAGGTGCGACGGCGGTCGCGGCTGCGGCAGGAACGGTTCCAGCGGCAGGAACTGCAGGAAAAGCCCCCGTGTGTGCAGTATgagcagcagaagcagctgcAGCGGCAGGAACAATCAGAGGAGAGGCAAGTGCAAGAACAGCAGCTGCCACAGCTGCAGCAGGAGCTGCAACAGGACTTACAGCAGGGATGGCCACAGCTGCCGCAGCAAGCGGTACAACAGCTGCAGCAAGCGGTACAGCAGCCacagcagctacaacagcaggaGCCATTACAACCACAGCAGGAGCAGCTACAATCACAGCAGGAGTCACTGCAACCACAGCAAGAACAGTGTCAGCTGCTGCAGCAACAGCAAGAACAGCTCCAGCACCAAGAACAGTTGCAGCAACAGCTGTTGCAGCAGCAAGAGTtacagcggcagcagcagcaacagcagcaggaacaCTTACTACCACAGCAGGAGCAGTTagagctgcagcagcagctgcagaagcagcaggaacagttgcagctgctgcagcagcagcaagaacagcTGGAGCTgttgctgcagcagcagcagcagttgcagcAGCAGCTACAGCCCCGGCCTCTGGggccggaggaggaggaggaggttgaGCTGGAGCTCATGCCGGTGGACGTGGAGTCTGATCAGGAGCTGGAGCGGCAGCGGCAGGAGCTGGAGCGGCAGCAGGAGCAGCGGCAGCTGCAGCTCCAACTGCAGGAGCAGTTGCAGCAGCTGGAGAAGCAGCTGGAGCAGCAGCTGGCGCAGCCGCTGGCGCAGCCGCCGGAGGTGCAGCTGGAGCTGACACCGGTGGAGCCTGGGGTACACCCGCCTGAGCTGCAGCTGGAGCTGACCCCTGTGCCGCCCGAGCTGCAGCTGGAGCTGGTGCCGGCCGCTGCGGGGGCGCCCGCCGCGGTGGTGGTGGCGCCTCCGGGCTACGTGGTGCTGCAGGAGCTGATGGTGCTGCCAGCGGCCGTGTCGGCgccctccatagtggctgtcccgGGCCCGCCGAGCGGCGCGGCCCTGACGCCGGCCCGGCcgccccggcggcggcggcgcgcccGGGACCGGCCGACCATCTGCGGGGAGTGCGGCAAGGGCTTCAGCCGCAGCACGGACCTGGTGCGGCACCAGGCCACACACACGGGCGAGCGGCCGCACCGCTGCGGCGAATGCGGCAAGAGCTTCTCGCAGCACTCGAACCTGGTGACGCACCAGCGCATCCACACAGGCGAGAAGCCCTACGCGTGCCCGTACTGCGCCAAGCGCTTCAGCGAGAGCTCGGCACTCGTGCAGCACCAGCGCACGCACACGGGCGAGCGGCCCTACGCCTGCGGCGACTGCGGCAAGCGCTTCAGCGTCTCTTCCAACCTGCTGCGCCACCGCCGCACGCACTCTGGCGAGCGGCCCTATGCCTGCGAGGACTGCGGCGAGCGTTTCCGCCACAAGGTTCAGATCCGCCGCCACGAGCGCCAGCTGCACGGCGCCGGCCGCTCCCGGGGCCTCGGCCTGCTCCGCGGTGCGCGCGTGGCCGCCGGGGGCGCCCCGCGTGCCGAGCCGGCGGCGGACAAGGCGCCCTGACCCGGGGTCGGGGCTGGGGACGAGGGCGCCGAGGTCGGGGAGGGCGCCGCTTCCCCCGCACCCGGGAAGCACCGAGCGCTTGGAAGTCTTGACCACGTGCCGCAACATCCTGGAATATCGCTGGCATCCTTCTTCCGGGCCAACTGAGTGACGGACCGATTCACCCTCGGAAACACTCCACGGGAGGATATCGACGAGGCTAAAGCGGCACGGAGGTGGCACATTACTGCCCACAGCACATGGTTCAGGGTCGTCTTTGGGTACGAATGGGTTAAGAAGTTGGCCAGTTTCTCTCCCAGAGAAGTTGGACTTGACTGGAGTTGAGAGCCACGGGGGAAAACCAACGGCAGGTCGAGACGCTGGGTGACATTCGACAGAGCTCCAACACTAACCAGGGAAGCCGACATAACGTGGTATAACA includes these proteins:
- the ZNF853 gene encoding zinc finger protein 853 isoform X1 yields the protein MLVPAQPAPQDLGLTARMKVRRATKTIVRKPRRLKDGGLGPDTPSGGSGGSESQERSSSPPRPAVSAPKWASEVAEETASGRQKLQARQLKQWPEQQPQPQPHNQGSGPQPESQQQQQDGQEPLPQPQPELQEEPQSEQQGPLKPRLRLMPRQKQSREQHRQVRRRSRLRQERFQRQELQEKPPCVQYEQQKQLQRQEQSEERQVQEQQLPQLQQELQQDLQQGWPQLPQQAVQQLQQAVQQPQQLQQQEPLQPQQEQLQSQQESLQPQQEQCQLLQQQQEQLQHQEQLQQQLLQQQELQRQQQQQQQEHLLPQQEQLELQQQLQKQQEQLQLLQQQQEQLELLLQQQQQLQQQLQPRPLGPEEEEEVELELMPVDVESDQELERQRQELERQQEQRQLQLQLQEQLQQLEKQLEQQLAQPLAQPPEVQLELTPVEPGVHPPELQLELTPVPPELQLELVPAAAGAPAAVVVAPPGYVVLQELMVLPAAVSAPSIVAVPGPPSGAALTPARPPRRRRRARDRPTICGECGKGFSRSTDLVRHQATHTGERPHRCGECGKSFSQHSNLVTHQRIHTGEKPYACPYCAKRFSESSALVQHQRTHTGERPYACGDCGKRFSVSSNLLRHRRTHSGERPYACEDCGERFRHKVQIRRHERQLHGAGRSRGLGLLRGARVAAGGAPRAEPAADKAP
- the ZNF853 gene encoding zinc finger protein 853 isoform X2, which translates into the protein MKVRRATKTIVRKPRRLKDGGLGPDTPSGGSGGSESQERSSSPPRPAVSAPKWASEVAEETASGRQKLQARQLKQWPEQQPQPQPHNQGSGPQPESQQQQQDGQEPLPQPQPELQEEPQSEQQGPLKPRLRLMPRQKQSREQHRQVRRRSRLRQERFQRQELQEKPPCVQYEQQKQLQRQEQSEERQVQEQQLPQLQQELQQDLQQGWPQLPQQAVQQLQQAVQQPQQLQQQEPLQPQQEQLQSQQESLQPQQEQCQLLQQQQEQLQHQEQLQQQLLQQQELQRQQQQQQQEHLLPQQEQLELQQQLQKQQEQLQLLQQQQEQLELLLQQQQQLQQQLQPRPLGPEEEEEVELELMPVDVESDQELERQRQELERQQEQRQLQLQLQEQLQQLEKQLEQQLAQPLAQPPEVQLELTPVEPGVHPPELQLELTPVPPELQLELVPAAAGAPAAVVVAPPGYVVLQELMVLPAAVSAPSIVAVPGPPSGAALTPARPPRRRRRARDRPTICGECGKGFSRSTDLVRHQATHTGERPHRCGECGKSFSQHSNLVTHQRIHTGEKPYACPYCAKRFSESSALVQHQRTHTGERPYACGDCGKRFSVSSNLLRHRRTHSGERPYACEDCGERFRHKVQIRRHERQLHGAGRSRGLGLLRGARVAAGGAPRAEPAADKAP